ccaaatgagagtctgagcttacccgtctgtgttctcgcttcttgaaggctgatcttgttgccgattgttttaaaacaatctgactttcagttgttcgttcagttctctgttcattcgcttcttccacgtaagggtgagatggcagcgatatccagtttagaaatcagactgctgcttcactcattctccattttctccattactgagtcctccgccattactgctcggctcaggcaattactaaaacccaggacggaatgggatgtcaccggttttagcaacaactgcggggaggtcactgcctgagtgatatgtcacatcccgttccatcccgggttttaccaacaaccctcggctcactccgggagaactggtgcaactaaactcactttcctttaaaaaataaaataaaataaataaatactttccttttcttgttttttttctttaaatgttggtactgcaccctctttcagtacaggcttatagccaacgctcctcaacagatcagaggtctcgtacaagtcttcagtaaaatgtgcagagcagaggagagaccacttcgtaggcgcccaatgtgcccgtgaacttctcgcaaaacgcatccaaatctttgcagtttgaacattcttgggccatgaatgcaacgtaaatccaccttctgtcgtgttgctgcaccgaccagcaacacatctatgtgtcatggtgataaattagctcaaaatggaggatcggagttgcagtcagctctgtgttttagtatagcggaaatggcgatgagaccgatagacttcctgctgtggtgttacggacatcaaggtcattcactcagaccgctacctgtataaatcactttaatcgtaaaaattactatattagatttattgttaatgcttaaaactattcctgtgccgttcttgaagtctcaaggcatttataaacaaaaagtgaggccatggttctgcatatatgctttaaggagTCTCTTTGGTCAGGGGTTCCTAAAAAGGGGTCTGTTCAgaacatactctctctctctctctctctcattcaagtCCAAAACATGACACAGAAATTGAAATCAAGTACAGACAGAAGGTCAGATGCTCAGTAAACTCAATACTGAAGCAGAATCAAAAAGCAGAAGAAGCCATGAAGCAGAAGATGAAAAAGCAGAGCAGCAGTAACAGCCAGCACGTCTGTCTCTGACCAAGTCTCTCCCTGTGTGTCATGACTGTGCTCCAGTACCGTGTTAGTGACCGAGTCCAGGTGACTGTGAACATGACGGCAAGTGTGCTTGGTGGGAGCTGTAGTCCATGGCCGCCATGTTCTTAGGCCGTGGTGTGTTCTGGGAGGTGGAGTTCAGAGGGGGTTCTGGTGTAGACGTGACAGCATGTTCAGATGTTCATCATGAAATCAAAATGgtgtcagtttaaacatttgttcTGAATTCTGAATGTGATATAAATATTTTCTCATTTATAAATAGTTTATAAGCATTTATAATCATCTCTAATCATGTTTTAGCTGTTTTTGGTGCATGAATCAGAaaggaacccattccctgtttttGGAAAAGGAGTAACAGAGGAACAGAGGAACCTGCATAGCTCCAGATCATCGTGTCATAACAGTCACGGTTCATTCTTAACCtcatcacagtctccattcaaaaCCCATgggggtgcaaacttttgcattcaagtgtatatatatatatcaccatGGGACACAGACATATCCTGCAGTTATTAATGTTCTTCAGTAGACTGCAGGAGGTTTCTGCTGCATTCGCAGGACAAACTGAATCACTCCAGTTTCAGTATGAGTTCAGAGAAATCTATAGTCATGACCTCATGTACAGcctcaggttttttttaaatatatttctcaAAAAGTGAGAACACCCATCAAAAACAACAGCAGCATTAAAGCAGCGGTCAACGAAACCACTTCCTGTAGACCTCCTCCCTAAAACAGGGGTCATGTGGATGTAGATtaacttcctctctctctctctctctctgtgtgtgtgtgtgtgagatggaaaTTTATAATTAATCAGCATCTCATTCCAGGATGTCACACATACACCtgattgattagattagattagattagattagattagattagattagattagattagattagattagattagattagataaaactttattgatccctttgggagggttccctcagggaaattatgattccagcagcatcattacagataaacagagaaaagaaacagaggaaaacttctagataaaataaaattaattaagtatttacatatacaaatctaaaaataataagatatggggaagagaggaaggggaggaaaaattaaaaaaggggggggggggggggagaagttcCACCATGAAGCTGAACATTCTgaactgattggtcagaaagtgttgattaattctctctaacagcagctctgacagtagtgcaggtttatttatcattaatgcacttgttctaatatgttattgtttctatagcaacagctcattcacaggggcgtgtccagcAGATGCTCCACTGATAATAAATGGagtaaattaatgaatttaagagcATCgtctgtggaaggagtctccagtgtgagcgctgtgtcacagtcagaggtgaagctgtgagTTTGAGTTTTCtgatgtcttcaggacagaggagtttacacttcttcttctttacagtttctcaggaacatgataGAACAaactttttttgtcttattaactagaAGAGAGAATAGAAGGAGACTGATGACGGAACGACTGAATAAAGCACCTGGGGACGtgttgttgtaggaaaataatcatcttCAGCGTGCTTCCAGTAACTCTACAGTATTCTCTGAATTATTTTTCTGAATTTCTGAATAAATACAAATATGATGTTTGTTCCACTTCTTATTCCTGTAAGGATCTTCAGTCAATGAGAACGTATTCAAACACGGTTTCATGAAAATGTCAATCAGTTTCGTGAATcgatacggggggggggggggggggggggggttacgggGGCGGAAAGGGTGCACAAAATTTTGCACTCCACCTTACATGACCTGAGGCATTTTTGTTCTCTTATTTATGAGTCAACCGGATGTTCAAACCTCTGTGTCTTTTTCCTCTGCACTGAGGCCGACGGATGAAATGAGGCGGAGCCACAATACCACATCCTCCCTACACCTCTCACCTCAGCAGTCGCCATGGCAACCAAACAGTCATTTCCGCCTAGAGACTGCCCGGGGTGTGAAGTATCCCAgaaagcatctgtggcaagagatACATGCGCAAAAGAGGAAACCATGGAGAAAGAGGAAGAGACGAGGAGACGAGACGCATTCGTGTTTGTGTTTCTTTTTTGTTTGATCAAATGAACGACGCTGACATTTCGGAGAACGAGACGGTTTGGTTCCGAGTTTCAGAGTTTCTGTGAGTAGAACTGCATGCCATATGGTTTCACACAATTTCTAACTATTTTTAAcctcttgtgtttgtgtgtgtgtgtgtgcgcgcgcacgtgtgtgtttcAATAAAAAATTCTCAGAGTGTAGAAGAACCGTAGCTTCTCTGAAGTATTTCTCACTGCAGTCTGTGTTTGTAACCCTTCTCTAGAAGACATCATGATGAAGACAAGTATCGTGTCTCTAACCGTCTGGTTCACTCAGGTTCTAACCCTCTGTGCTCTTCATGAAAACCTTCTGACCACACCGGAGCTGGAAGTTTCCACAAGGTCTGAAAACCTCACAACAAACAAAGATGTCAGGACAGAAACAGCAACAACGGATGTGATGACCACAACAGAGTCAGCAGATGAGTTGCTATCAGATCAGACGTCACCTCTGACATCCATGCTGGAGCTCAGTGGCTCTACAAGCTCGGTGGAGGACGACAGAAGAAACAACACCATCAGCACCTCTCACCACAACATCATGAGTCTCAATGAGACAGCTGTCTCTACAAACACCACGAGTGTAGCCATGGAATACCAAGAAACAGGAACTGGCCCTGAAAACGCAAGTATAAACATTCAGGAGATGACTGAGTTCTCAACATCTGGAACATCCATCCAGCTGGACCTTGATGTCCAAACAACAACATCGATGAGTTGGACAGAAGATAGAACAAGTGATACTGATGAAGCAAACACCAGCAAGGTGCCACTGATTTACTCAACATACGAGACTGATGTAACACTAACCAACGGAAGTGATGGCACAACAGACCACCAAAGTCCATCTCCAACTACAGCAGGAACCTATCTGGAGATACTTTCTACAAACCAAACACCTCCAGATGACACCATCAGACCTACTGGAACATCAGGACATATCAAGATAACAGCAACACCAGTCCTTTCTACACAAGTTACAAGCGGATCCACAGAGAACACAGAGGAACCGCTGGTGTCTAGTATGGAGATGATGGACTGGAAAACAGAGGAGAACACCAAAGCTCTCACAACAACTCAAGGAAATGTGTACAATAACACGACTTGGAGAGATGGAGCATGGTCTACAAACACTGAAGACACCTGGAGCACCAACACCACCATGTCCAAGAACGTCCCCACATCAGAGATGGAGACAGCACAGTGGACAAATTGCTTCACCAAGGGTTCATCATCTCAGCCTCGCCATTTCTCCAAGCTAGTCTGTTTCGTCACATTATGGACTCTCGGGATGATCGCATCAATCTCTCTGGGCCTCACCGTGTTCCTGTGGGTGCGTCTGTCTGTCACAAAAAAGAGGGCAAAATTTGGGGGACAAAGACAGAAGAACAAAAAAGGACATAGACCAAcagtgaaagagaaagagaacCTGTGGGCAGAGCCAGACTCATCCACCGAGGAGAGAGTGGAGTTTTGGTACGCTGACGGGGCCACGGTGGAGGAGAACAAGAGAAGAAACAGATCAAGACAAGCGAGGACGAGGTCGAACGGAGAGAGGCAGGCGGGGACGGAGGAGGACATGTGGATCCAGCCGACAGTGACGCTAAAGGACATCACGGAGTTCTGGTacacaaaggggagagtgagACGCGACGAGGAGACACGATGTGAACTCAACGAGGACGGAGTGTGAAGGAGAGAGACACGccgagagagacagactgagagagggaaagaatcagagagatggagacagagagagggaatgAAAAAGTGAGAAGGATGAGTCTGTGTCCAAAATAATGCTCTACGCCTGACTCCCTAGAAAGATCACGCAGGCTCACGCAGCCACACTACAGAGTATTATTTTAAACTCTgcctgcagtgcattgtgggagttAATCAACATACAAACCACAGAGCAGCCTGAAGAGTGCACTATGGAGTGAACAGGGCGCAGTGCTGAGTGCGATGTGTGTATTCAGCTTCATGATGtgtaaaatcacacacacacacacacacacacacacacacacacacacacacacacacacacacctactgttATGTCTTCAGAAGAATATTTGTGCTTGATTGAATAAATTGTATGTAAATAaccgtgtgtgtgtttgatattcaGTTTTACATAATACATCAAGATTCAAATGCATCAGAATGCACATCATGTGATTAAGGGGCGTCAACCTGTCAATCACTGAATTGTAGCTGATTCCAGATTGCTGCTCTCGTAAAGGTACATCTGAAAAGATATTCTGAGTTCTGAACTTTAAAAAAACCCTGGATTATTATCTCATGTGGCCGACAGGCCGATCTTATCCCATCATGTCCGTCtgtccggcgtcatccacatttcatgaaaatcgcttcttctctttcaattcttcaccgattttgatactttctggcatgaaggtagggggacctagggtgcatagaatttctacccagatttgctttattacaattattaatgaagttatggactaattaagccttgatgagcagttcaacaaaaatcgcttcttctcaatcaattcctcgccattttggattctttctggtaaataggtcgggattcctagggtggatatcgcttctatatgtaacttgtatgtagtgtatatagtttgcaacatttattgcgcaaggtgacccactttagatcgttctttctggactagacggggctggagctagctacgccatcattgacgctcttattatttaaaaaaaatctttttacaGCATCATCCAATCAGACACATTCCTGCTCCAATGTCTAATTAAAACAGTCctttataaatctataaatacacacagagcagtggcagctggtagtctttcaaacaggggaggctggtcggttacgatatttccagattttaaaagaaaaacatcaattttgcccatactcttgcctctgatctggctgattgttggcagggtcacaaactgaaataacaggttcttttggcccattagcctactgtccaatatacatgatggtggggggggggtatattttaacattttatattttaaaattgtggcatgttgtttaaaaattgatcattattgaaagcagctctttgtcaggaacctcagcagtaacagcagagtgttctggaatcggcacaagcactgaccttggggagccaaacatagagctgggggccacacatttcattcaatgacactttccctatattttacttattttgactgagaaatgttttattgacaattttgataacccttcacttttaatccaggtctgtagtgtgaaatgttctcggctgtgttcttgtttaaaaatgttttccaaattgtagctgtgtttaattcatatccagaaaaacatatattccaatataatatactcagcataaacattttaaatagattccatatttttggtccatccatgacatattactaaagtagcctatttactgttgttgatgtgggtcacttgctgttagccaattcactttctcgtaccaggagagctgaaaggaacgagtattattccctacctttttcaccaagtcaatttgaggcgttggtctaccctgctctttaattttaattttttcctcgaaaggaagactggcaaatggcttcgccaaaattaaatcagcaatgcttggcatccgtgcgcagctttcttgctagctgactagccccctcaagttcaagttcagtcactcaaataaacaaaatttctggaactaagatagcaaacttgacaacactatatttacactttatttacaatgaaaatatatacaaactaaaaaagctggtagaaaccgtatgtaatgaatgaaatcgaaatgtaagctgatctcttacaatacaccacagcacttgcgaatccgcatgggactgaaattcaccgctgcctgtctatatttgaaacgagctgtcaatcaaagaaaatatccggccactttcaccaatcaccagtctcctcgtggaaagctttgccatgtccctcccactgtgaggctgggagtccggtgggtgggcattttcgcagtatttgtccaataactgtcttgcattttgagattgaaagcgcagagctcccaaatgccattgaagtgcactgagtctgggctgcatcgcgctgtcacgagggggaaaaactcacgcacacattaggcgaactggggaaagttataacggaatgatttcgtactgtagttgggttgagcacatatatttctatgattctggatctgaaatagcaatgttataaggtcggctataacataagcctagcgcaattcatcatacacgatgttcgtcatttttagaggaggctgagcctccctcgctgtcttagagcaatcgcccgtgacacAGAGGTGAAACACTCCGAATGAACCGTAATGTGTGTCGgagtttgaagaaggatgcagcaGTTATTCATTTTTTCATCCATGACGTCGAGCTGGTGGCCGTTCAGTCTGTCTGATTGGTCACTGTGATGCAGCTAATTTACATAAAGTCAAAACCAGCTCACCTTTTCTCCCCACACCGCCATGTTAATCACAATATCACAATCTAACAAGTAAAAACACGCCTCGGGCTCccgagtggcacaacagaaaagcattgGCCCTGTCATAAGAGATCACAAGTTCTAGTTTGTTTGAAGCCACACCCTTCCATAGCTGAGAGCTCAGTAAGGTGCTGTGAGGGAGGAAGGGATGGAGCATTCTCTCTGCCCTGTCAATTACAGGGATGCTAGCCAATCATAGGCGTCTGTGAGCTTGGGCATACGAGGTACAATCAAAAAGTTCTGGGATTGTTCGTCTTGGGAGTGAACGGAGCGCAGCACGGTGATGCACGTGCAGTAGGAGCGAGTAG
This genomic interval from Neoarius graeffei isolate fNeoGra1 chromosome 20, fNeoGra1.pri, whole genome shotgun sequence contains the following:
- the si:ch73-248e21.5 gene encoding mucin-2 — protein: MMKTSIVSLTVWFTQVLTLCALHENLLTTPELEVSTRSENLTTNKDVRTETATTDVMTTTESADELLSDQTSPLTSMLELSGSTSSVEDDRRNNTISTSHHNIMSLNETAVSTNTTSVAMEYQETGTGPENASINIQEMTEFSTSGTSIQLDLDVQTTTSMSWTEDRTSDTDEANTSKVPLIYSTYETDVTLTNGSDGTTDHQSPSPTTAGTYLEILSTNQTPPDDTIRPTGTSGHIKITATPVLSTQVTSGSTENTEEPLVSSMEMMDWKTEENTKALTTTQGNVYNNTTWRDGAWSTNTEDTWSTNTTMSKNVPTSEMETAQWTNCFTKGSSSQPRHFSKLVCFVTLWTLGMIASISLGLTVFLWVRLSVTKKRAKFGGQRQKNKKGHRPTVKEKENLWAEPDSSTEERVEFWYADGATVEENKRRNRSRQARTRSNGERQAGTEEDMWIQPTVTLKDITEFWYTKGRVRRDEETRCELNEDGV